The proteins below are encoded in one region of Winogradskyella helgolandensis:
- a CDS encoding tRNA pseudouridine synthase A: protein MFDKRYYYLIKIQYLGYRFHGWQKQPDVKTVHLMIDRTLKFIFQDTRFKTLGAGRTDAMVSANEAALELFVYNEPLQDFDAFLDLFNLNLPQDIRALSIEEVDKQFNIIQDSKLKEYHYVFSEGQKNHPFCAPILTTILEPLNVDLMKQGAKLFEGHHNFRTYCYRATDKGQYIRTIEYSEIVDNDIYTANFFPEKSYVLKVVGKGFMRNQIRLMVGCLIKLGRGDVTLGYIEDTLKMESTEVMDYIAPASGLILHSVNFE from the coding sequence ATGTTTGATAAACGCTACTATTATCTTATAAAAATTCAATATTTAGGTTATCGTTTTCATGGTTGGCAAAAGCAACCTGATGTTAAAACGGTACATCTAATGATAGATCGTACTTTAAAATTTATTTTTCAAGATACGCGGTTTAAAACTTTAGGTGCTGGCAGAACAGATGCCATGGTGTCTGCAAATGAAGCCGCTTTAGAGTTATTTGTATATAACGAGCCACTTCAAGATTTCGATGCATTTTTGGATTTATTCAATCTTAATTTGCCTCAAGATATTAGAGCTTTATCTATTGAAGAAGTTGATAAGCAATTTAATATTATTCAAGACTCCAAATTAAAGGAATACCACTATGTATTTTCAGAAGGTCAAAAAAATCACCCATTTTGTGCACCAATTTTAACTACAATTCTTGAGCCGCTTAATGTTGATTTAATGAAACAAGGTGCTAAATTATTTGAAGGTCATCATAATTTTAGAACCTATTGCTATCGCGCTACAGATAAAGGACAATATATAAGGACCATTGAATATTCAGAAATTGTAGACAACGATATATATACAGCCAATTTTTTCCCTGAGAAATCTTATGTGTTAAAAGTTGTAGGTAAAGGTTTTATGCGAAACCAAATCCGATTAATGGTTGGCTGCTTAATTAAATTAGGAAGAGGAGACGTTACTTTAGGTTATATAGAAGATACTTTGAAAATGGAAAGTACGGAAGTGATGGATTATATTGCACCAGCTTCTGGTTTAATTCTACATTCCGTTAATTTTGAATAA
- a CDS encoding mechanosensitive ion channel family protein, translating to MKEQFNTAFGNLTDKLIGWFNTIIESIPNLILAILVMVAAYFSAKYVSRLVVKIVDKRVKQDSIKSAIARVTAVVVVALGLFIALGVLNLGKALTSLLAGAGVVGLAIGLALQGTLANTFAGLILSFRKKIQIGHWVETTGFSGEVMDINLKDFTLKEADNNIVIIPNKTILDNPLKNYSLTTKMRIFIECGVGYESDLEKVKQLTKDVIANNFEQVKSAEDVEFYYTEFGDSSINYLCRFWIDAESMLEKLRAKTTAIIEIKKAYDKEGINIPFPIRTLQFDNKLDVKASNLRESINNN from the coding sequence ATGAAGGAACAATTTAACACAGCTTTTGGAAATTTAACGGACAAACTAATTGGTTGGTTTAATACAATAATAGAAAGTATACCAAATTTAATACTAGCCATTTTAGTAATGGTAGCAGCCTATTTTTCTGCTAAATATGTAAGTAGGTTAGTTGTTAAAATAGTAGATAAAAGAGTTAAACAAGACTCTATTAAAAGTGCTATTGCTCGTGTAACTGCTGTTGTGGTTGTTGCTTTAGGATTATTTATAGCACTAGGTGTTTTAAATTTAGGCAAAGCATTAACATCTTTGCTTGCAGGTGCTGGTGTTGTTGGTTTAGCTATTGGTTTAGCATTACAAGGTACTTTAGCAAATACTTTTGCAGGTCTTATTTTATCCTTTAGAAAAAAAATTCAAATTGGACATTGGGTTGAAACCACAGGGTTTTCAGGTGAAGTTATGGATATAAACCTTAAAGATTTTACGTTAAAAGAGGCGGATAACAATATCGTGATTATTCCAAATAAAACGATTTTAGATAATCCTTTAAAAAACTATTCTTTAACTACCAAAATGAGGATTTTTATTGAGTGTGGAGTAGGTTATGAGTCCGATTTAGAAAAAGTTAAGCAATTAACAAAAGACGTTATTGCTAATAATTTTGAGCAAGTAAAATCTGCTGAAGACGTTGAGTTTTACTATACCGAATTTGGTGATAGTTCTATTAATTATTTATGTCGATTTTGGATAGATGCAGAAAGTATGTTGGAAAAATTAAGAGCAAAAACAACTGCAATTATTGAAATTAAAAAGGCGTATGATAAAGAAGGTATAAATATTCCTTTTCCAATCAGAACCTTGCAGTTTGATAACAAGCTAGATGTAAAGGCTTCCAACTTAAGGGAATCAATTAACAATAATTAG
- a CDS encoding DUF2461 domain-containing protein, whose amino-acid sequence MSHTISKELFTFFKKLEKNNDREWFNDHKPEFKAIEAKVKSAYNYLGELMSAHDQIEKIKIFRIYRDVRFSKNKLPYKTHFGGSFARKKPELRGGYYLHIQPNDESFIATGFWDPSKEDLLRIRKEFEMDDSEMRAILKDKTFKATWGNFTGDELKTAPKGFDKEHPSIDLIRRKQFIFVKKYSDKEVLADDFLKEVNESFKNIRPFFNYMSDVLTTNLNGESLL is encoded by the coding sequence ATGAGTCATACGATATCAAAAGAGCTATTCACGTTTTTTAAAAAACTAGAAAAAAATAATGATCGCGAGTGGTTTAATGACCATAAGCCAGAATTTAAAGCTATAGAGGCAAAGGTGAAATCTGCTTATAATTACTTAGGTGAATTGATGAGCGCTCACGATCAAATAGAAAAAATAAAGATTTTTAGAATTTATAGAGATGTACGCTTTTCTAAAAATAAATTGCCTTACAAAACACATTTTGGTGGTTCGTTTGCGAGAAAAAAACCGGAGCTTAGAGGTGGTTATTATTTACATATTCAACCAAATGACGAATCATTTATTGCAACCGGATTTTGGGATCCAAGCAAAGAAGACTTGTTACGCATTAGAAAGGAATTTGAAATGGATGATAGCGAAATGAGAGCTATTTTAAAAGACAAAACTTTTAAAGCAACTTGGGGCAATTTTACAGGCGATGAATTAAAAACGGCTCCTAAAGGCTTTGATAAAGAACATCCTTCAATAGATTTAATACGAAGAAAGCAATTTATCTTCGTAAAAAAATATTCTGATAAAGAGGTTTTAGCAGACGATTTTCTAAAAGAGGTTAATGAATCCTTTAAAAATATAAGACCCTTTTTTAATTACATGAGTGATGTGCTCACTACGAACTTAAATGGTGAGTCTTTATTATAG
- a CDS encoding glyoxalase encodes MTTRFNNLLSIRPEILSAKIYNGTSADEAFQNKTLRPIIKLQHDLLIAVFNNYIVKHKNVFYNLNLDEQLNYISNAIQKDIKFRNSLKGMIIGQFTVEEYERYIQNSSALNKRMMAIVKERLIQSIQLFAQPKIHQNV; translated from the coding sequence ATGACGACTAGATTTAACAACCTACTTTCCATCAGACCCGAAATTTTATCTGCTAAAATTTATAATGGTACTAGTGCAGATGAAGCTTTTCAAAACAAAACCTTACGACCAATAATTAAATTACAGCATGATTTACTTATTGCTGTTTTCAATAATTATATTGTAAAACACAAAAATGTTTTTTACAATTTGAATTTAGATGAACAACTCAACTATATTTCAAATGCGATACAAAAGGATATTAAATTCAGGAATTCTTTAAAAGGAATGATTATAGGCCAATTTACAGTTGAAGAGTACGAACGTTATATTCAAAACTCATCTGCTTTAAACAAACGAATGATGGCTATTGTAAAAGAGCGCTTAATTCAAAGTATTCAATTATTTGCACAACCAAAAATTCATCAAAACGTTTAG
- a CDS encoding acyl-CoA thioesterase, translated as MRFHTRKWVKPEDLNPNGTLFGGQLLAWIDEEVALYTVIQLENSKIVTKYMSEINFMASAKQGDIVEIGILVKKFGKSSIALKCEARNKMTRETILSVENIVMVNLGPDGKPQPHGKTEVEFVKDRLKDY; from the coding sequence ATGAGATTTCATACAAGAAAATGGGTTAAACCCGAAGATTTAAATCCTAATGGTACATTGTTTGGTGGTCAACTTTTGGCTTGGATAGATGAAGAGGTAGCGCTTTATACTGTTATACAACTCGAAAATTCAAAGATAGTCACCAAATACATGTCTGAAATAAATTTTATGGCATCAGCAAAACAAGGAGATATTGTAGAGATAGGAATTCTAGTAAAAAAATTCGGGAAATCCTCAATAGCTTTAAAATGTGAAGCCAGAAATAAAATGACTAGAGAAACGATACTCTCAGTAGAAAATATCGTTATGGTTAATTTAGGTCCAGACGGAAAACCACAACCTCATGGTAAAACAGAAGTAGAGTTTGTTAAAGACAGATTAAAGGATTACTAA
- a CDS encoding mechanosensitive ion channel family protein, giving the protein MLNIRHTFYNFLIEKGITEDTAIYLNMLGLLLALIVIAFIVDYITKRFLWRFSASVAKRTKTDFDNILVTNKLPRNIAHIIPLLILIEFVPQVFVDFEIAQNIIEKTLQVITIVLTLQIIRSFLRSIKDYLKTLNRYKDKPVDSYVQVFMIFAWLLGLFSILAIITGVSFLKFATTLGAASAVIILIFKDTILGFVASIQVSINDMVRIGDWITFEKYGADGDVIEINLATVKVQNWDKTITTIPTYALISDSFKNWRGMMDSGGRRIKRSVIVKTSTINFLTTEDIERLSKIQLVSEYLKTRATEIETYNTQHNIDKSVLINGRNLTNFGVFRKYLQTYIENHSAINKDMTLMVRQLEPTAQGIPLEIYAFSSDQRWKNYEYILGDIFDHVLASVKYFDLEIYELALGNKD; this is encoded by the coding sequence GTGCTTAACATAAGACATACATTTTATAATTTTCTAATAGAAAAAGGCATAACAGAAGACACAGCTATATATCTTAATATGCTTGGGCTTCTCTTGGCTTTAATTGTAATTGCATTTATAGTAGATTATATTACTAAACGTTTTCTTTGGAGGTTTTCTGCAAGTGTTGCCAAACGAACCAAAACGGATTTTGATAACATTCTTGTTACCAACAAACTACCAAGAAACATTGCTCATATTATACCGCTTTTAATTCTAATAGAGTTTGTGCCTCAAGTTTTTGTGGATTTTGAAATTGCTCAGAATATTATAGAAAAAACACTACAAGTTATCACCATTGTCCTTACGCTTCAAATTATTAGAAGTTTTTTAAGATCTATAAAAGATTACCTAAAAACTCTAAACAGATACAAAGACAAACCCGTTGATAGCTACGTGCAAGTTTTTATGATTTTTGCCTGGTTACTTGGATTATTCTCAATCTTAGCTATTATAACAGGAGTTTCATTCCTTAAATTTGCTACGACTTTAGGTGCCGCTTCAGCGGTTATTATTTTAATATTTAAGGATACAATCCTAGGTTTTGTAGCCAGTATTCAAGTCTCCATTAACGATATGGTAAGAATTGGAGATTGGATCACTTTTGAAAAATATGGTGCAGATGGTGATGTAATTGAAATAAATTTAGCAACTGTAAAAGTTCAGAATTGGGATAAAACGATTACTACGATTCCTACGTATGCTTTAATTTCCGATTCGTTTAAGAACTGGAGAGGTATGATGGATTCTGGCGGACGACGTATAAAACGGTCTGTTATTGTTAAAACCTCTACAATCAATTTTTTAACTACTGAAGATATTGAACGGTTAAGCAAAATTCAATTGGTATCCGAGTACTTAAAAACACGTGCTACCGAAATTGAAACTTACAATACACAACACAATATTGACAAATCTGTTTTAATTAACGGAAGAAATCTAACCAACTTTGGTGTGTTTAGAAAATACCTTCAAACGTATATTGAAAACCATTCTGCCATAAATAAAGATATGACTTTAATGGTGCGTCAATTAGAACCAACTGCACAAGGTATTCCATTGGAAATATATGCGTTTAGTAGTGACCAACGTTGGAAAAATTATGAATATATTTTGGGCGATATCTTCGATCACGTTTTAGCTTCCGTAAAATATTTTGATTTAGAAATCTACGAACTAGCTTTAGGCAATAAAGATTAG
- a CDS encoding DUF3817 domain-containing protein translates to MPKLLPFFRIIALLEGVSYILLLFIATPIKYLYEDPQYVKLLGMPHGLLFMAYVVIAVLISTDMKWPTRTLWIVLLASIIPFGTFYIDKKYLTKSRRA, encoded by the coding sequence ATGCCAAAATTATTACCTTTTTTTAGGATTATAGCGTTGCTAGAAGGTGTTTCTTACATCTTGTTACTGTTTATAGCAACACCAATTAAATATTTATATGAAGATCCTCAATATGTGAAATTATTAGGAATGCCACATGGTCTTTTATTTATGGCTTATGTTGTGATTGCAGTATTAATTAGCACAGACATGAAATGGCCAACCCGTACTCTTTGGATTGTTTTATTGGCTTCTATAATTCCTTTTGGTACATTTTATATTGATAAAAAATACTTAACAAAATCACGTCGTGCTTAA
- a CDS encoding zinc-dependent metalloprotease — translation MRKILVLTICSFILLSCSTAQSAGKNKANNQTTKVKPQVSKKTNSKIKDYDKVITKEAISDSGLFDVHSVGDKYYFEIPIVHLNTDMLLVSRFAKLPSNLGGGYVNAGTKTNTRMINWERFKDKILIKEKSSSAVATDTLPINVSVKSNNYEPTLYAFDIAAFSKDSSAVVIDVTSFYGSDVKAISGLSSRLRSTYKVKNLDKSRSFINSVKSFPENIEVIQDFTYNASSPPVNTGDETISVQMNQSMILLPKTLMQPRLYDERVGWFTLSKYDYSSEELKSDRKTYLRRWKLIPKDIGAYNRGELVEPIKPIIYYLDPATPMKFRSYMKEGIELWQKAFEAAGFKNAIIAKEPPTKEEDPDFSPEDIRYSVVRYVASTTRNATGPSVSDPRSGEIIESDIIWYHNHLRSYRNRYLLETGAANPSARTLNTPDEEIGEMMKMVIAHEVGHTLGLPHNMSASYAYDVESYRDGDFTQKYGIAATIMDYARYNYIAQPGDENIRFIRQLGPYDAYAINFGYRYIDGVKSADDEKEILNSWITEKAGDPIYKFGGRGSYDPTAQTEDIGNNSIKASTYGLKNLKIVVKNLPSWTSDQTDNYEDLEELYGELLSVWSRYVGHVVTHIGGVVEETKNPSQEGAIFSPVSKLDQKLALSWLQENAFETPNWLIDKSILQNINYAGYTDRIRSLQARHLNNILSFERLGRLIDHNALDSKTYSVLELLSDVRTGIWSETKLGANVSIYRRNLQRVYLDAMFNLMTEDLDPKRSQQYFNVNQSDVRALVRGELNRVKQMLNTALRTNVNTETTYHYKDAIERINTIIDPK, via the coding sequence ATGAGAAAAATCCTAGTACTCACCATCTGTTCTTTCATATTATTATCGTGCTCCACGGCACAATCTGCAGGTAAGAATAAAGCGAATAATCAAACCACAAAAGTAAAACCACAGGTTTCTAAAAAGACAAATAGTAAAATTAAAGACTACGATAAAGTCATTACTAAAGAAGCCATTTCTGATAGCGGTTTGTTTGATGTGCATTCGGTTGGTGATAAGTATTATTTTGAAATTCCAATAGTGCATCTGAATACCGATATGTTATTGGTGAGTCGTTTTGCTAAATTACCTTCAAATTTGGGTGGTGGTTATGTAAACGCTGGGACAAAAACCAATACCCGAATGATTAATTGGGAACGTTTTAAAGACAAGATTCTCATTAAAGAGAAATCGTCAAGTGCAGTGGCTACTGATACTTTACCCATTAATGTTTCTGTAAAATCGAATAATTACGAACCCACTTTATACGCTTTTGATATTGCTGCATTTTCTAAAGATTCGTCTGCTGTAGTTATTGATGTAACTAGTTTTTATGGTTCGGATGTAAAAGCGATTAGTGGCTTATCTTCAAGATTGCGTTCAACCTATAAAGTGAAAAATTTAGACAAATCGAGAAGTTTTATCAATTCCGTTAAAAGCTTCCCTGAGAATATTGAAGTGATTCAAGATTTTACTTATAATGCATCTAGTCCTCCTGTAAATACTGGTGATGAAACCATTAGTGTCCAAATGAATCAATCGATGATTTTATTACCTAAAACATTAATGCAACCTCGTCTTTATGATGAGCGCGTCGGTTGGTTTACATTGAGTAAATATGATTATAGTAGTGAAGAATTAAAATCGGATAGAAAAACGTATTTAAGACGTTGGAAATTAATTCCAAAAGATATCGGAGCTTATAATAGAGGGGAGCTTGTAGAACCTATAAAACCTATCATTTATTATTTAGATCCTGCCACACCAATGAAGTTTCGATCGTATATGAAAGAAGGTATAGAGCTTTGGCAAAAAGCGTTTGAGGCAGCTGGATTTAAAAATGCTATCATCGCAAAAGAGCCTCCAACGAAAGAAGAAGATCCAGATTTTAGTCCTGAAGATATTAGATATTCAGTGGTGAGATATGTTGCAAGTACCACAAGAAATGCAACAGGGCCAAGTGTTTCTGATCCTAGAAGTGGCGAAATTATTGAAAGTGATATAATTTGGTATCATAACCATTTACGCTCGTATCGTAATCGCTATTTATTAGAAACAGGAGCTGCAAATCCTTCCGCTAGGACTTTAAATACTCCAGATGAAGAGATTGGTGAAATGATGAAAATGGTCATTGCACACGAAGTTGGACACACCTTAGGTTTGCCACATAATATGAGTGCTAGTTATGCTTATGATGTTGAAAGTTATAGAGATGGTGACTTTACACAAAAATATGGAATTGCTGCAACCATTATGGATTATGCACGTTACAATTATATTGCTCAACCAGGTGATGAAAATATTAGATTCATTAGGCAATTAGGACCTTATGATGCATATGCCATCAATTTTGGATATAGATATATTGACGGCGTAAAATCGGCAGACGACGAGAAAGAAATCCTAAATAGTTGGATTACGGAAAAGGCAGGTGATCCTATATACAAATTTGGAGGTCGTGGTAGTTATGATCCTACAGCACAAACTGAAGACATAGGCAATAATAGTATAAAAGCGAGTACATATGGATTAAAAAACTTAAAAATAGTAGTTAAAAATTTACCAAGTTGGACAAGTGATCAAACTGATAATTATGAGGACTTAGAAGAACTTTATGGCGAATTACTCAGCGTTTGGAGTCGTTATGTAGGTCATGTGGTTACTCATATTGGTGGAGTAGTGGAAGAGACTAAAAACCCATCTCAAGAAGGTGCTATTTTTAGTCCGGTTTCTAAATTAGATCAGAAATTAGCATTAAGTTGGTTGCAAGAAAATGCTTTTGAAACACCAAATTGGTTAATAGATAAATCTATTCTTCAAAATATAAATTACGCTGGGTATACTGATCGTATTCGGAGTTTACAGGCAAGACATTTAAATAATATATTGAGTTTTGAGCGTTTGGGTCGGCTTATAGACCACAATGCTTTAGATTCTAAAACGTATTCCGTATTAGAATTATTAAGTGATGTAAGGACTGGGATTTGGTCTGAAACGAAATTAGGTGCCAATGTTTCAATTTATAGACGTAATTTGCAACGTGTTTATTTAGATGCTATGTTTAATTTAATGACAGAAGATTTAGATCCAAAACGAAGTCAACAGTATTTTAATGTTAATCAGTCCGATGTTAGAGCTTTGGTTAGAGGCGAATTAAACAGAGTTAAACAGATGCTCAATACAGCATTGAGAACAAACGTTAACACCGAAACTACATACCATTATAAAGATGCAATAGAACGCATAAATACTATTATAGACCCAAAATAA
- a CDS encoding cold-shock protein, with the protein MAKSQQTFSKSEKEKKRLKKREDKRKKMEARKLNKDENGSEGIPIAYVDHNGNLTDTPPDPTMKVKVKAENIVLGIPTKEESDEEPFDPIRNGKVSFYDNSKGFGFIIDTETNEKHFTHVSGIIDEIAENDKVTFELEKGQRGMNAVRVKQA; encoded by the coding sequence ATGGCTAAATCACAACAGACTTTTAGTAAAAGTGAAAAAGAAAAAAAACGATTAAAAAAACGAGAAGATAAGCGCAAGAAAATGGAAGCGCGTAAACTCAACAAAGATGAAAATGGTTCAGAAGGAATCCCGATTGCTTATGTAGATCATAATGGTAATCTTACGGATACTCCTCCAGATCCAACAATGAAGGTGAAGGTAAAGGCTGAGAACATTGTTCTTGGGATACCTACAAAAGAAGAATCAGACGAAGAGCCGTTTGATCCAATTAGAAATGGAAAAGTTTCTTTTTATGATAACTCCAAAGGATTTGGTTTTATTATTGATACAGAAACAAATGAAAAGCATTTTACACATGTCAGTGGTATTATTGACGAGATTGCAGAAAATGACAAAGTTACTTTCGAATTAGAGAAAGGGCAACGTGGTATGAATGCAGTCCGAGTAAAGCAAGCATAA
- a CDS encoding thiol-disulfide oxidoreductase DCC family protein gives MKKIPHTKQLILFDGVCNLCNSSVLYVIKRDKKDQFLFAPLQSDIGKTIITKFDIDTDKTDSILLYNSKKDSLTYKSTAALLIAKRLGFPTNVLVIFLIVPAFIRNWVYNYIAKNRYQWYGKKEACMIPTPELKSKFLV, from the coding sequence ATGAAAAAAATCCCACATACGAAGCAACTAATTCTCTTTGACGGAGTTTGTAATCTGTGCAACAGCAGTGTTTTGTATGTGATAAAACGGGATAAAAAAGACCAATTCTTATTTGCACCTTTGCAAAGTGACATTGGCAAAACTATCATTACAAAGTTTGATATAGATACAGACAAAACAGATTCTATTTTGCTTTATAATTCTAAAAAAGATAGTTTAACTTATAAATCTACGGCAGCATTGTTAATAGCAAAACGCTTAGGATTTCCAACAAATGTATTGGTCATTTTCTTAATTGTACCCGCATTCATTAGAAACTGGGTGTACAATTATATTGCGAAAAACCGTTATCAATGGTATGGCAAAAAGGAAGCTTGTATGATTCCTACTCCCGAATTAAAATCTAAATTTTTAGTATAG
- a CDS encoding endonuclease MutS2, producing MINIHEKTLKDLEFSTVLNQVSTHAITALGKQAILNILPFTEEEQLMRELIYVNEYLASFENDNRIPNHGFETIAKELKLLKIENTYLEVSSLQKLVSMSLTVNTILKFLKKFEEYYPQLQQFSNHIEINTGIIEQVDAVVDRFGDIKDDASPLLSNLRKSINILKGKINSSFSSALNTYHNLDYLDDIRESVVENKRVLAVKAMYRRKVRGAIMGGSKTGSIVYIEPETTLQYTRELNNLEYEEKEEVIKILKELTDYIREFLPLLRDYQEFLTQLDVISAKAKYAQSMNAILPEFSKERRMHLRDAYHPLLYLNNKEKGEHTFPQTIGLEKDSRIIVISGPNAGGKSITLKTVGLLQVMLQSGMLIPVHERSYVCLFDRILSDIGDNQSIENHLSTYSYRLKQMNYFLKKCNNKTLFLIDEFGTGSDPELGGALAETFLEVFYEREAFGIITTHYSNLKLLANELPHIKNANMLFNERTLEPMYKLVVGQAGSSFTFEVAQKNGIPYSLINKSKKKIERGKVRFDATIAKLQKERSKLERTERSLKENEKKKISEADKLEEVNAKVQKKLESFQELYDSNQRLIYLGQKVNDISEKYFEDKKKRELMAELFRLVQIENSKRKKVSAKVKRAEKHKEKQVKQEAEKKVEVIRKKKKEAKKKAIPVEKPKPILRIGDRVRLQDGRAVGSIDSIEKNKANVNYGMFTTNVSLDQLELVEAVKK from the coding sequence ATGATAAATATTCATGAAAAAACCTTAAAAGACCTTGAGTTTTCTACGGTTTTAAATCAAGTTAGTACACATGCCATTACAGCTTTAGGTAAACAAGCTATTTTAAATATTCTTCCTTTTACGGAGGAAGAACAATTGATGCGCGAGCTTATTTACGTCAATGAATACTTAGCCTCTTTTGAAAATGATAACCGCATTCCAAATCATGGTTTTGAAACCATTGCTAAAGAGTTAAAACTTCTTAAGATTGAAAACACCTATTTAGAAGTTTCAAGTTTACAGAAGTTAGTAAGCATGTCATTGACTGTAAATACCATTTTAAAATTTTTAAAGAAATTTGAAGAGTACTACCCTCAACTTCAACAATTCAGTAATCATATTGAAATAAATACTGGTATTATTGAACAAGTAGATGCTGTGGTCGATCGTTTTGGAGACATTAAAGACGATGCTTCACCGCTACTTTCAAACTTGCGTAAATCTATTAATATACTTAAAGGCAAAATAAATAGTAGTTTTTCTTCAGCATTAAATACCTATCACAATTTAGATTATTTAGATGATATTAGAGAATCTGTTGTTGAAAACAAGCGTGTATTAGCTGTAAAAGCCATGTATCGTAGAAAAGTTAGAGGCGCGATAATGGGAGGCAGTAAAACCGGAAGTATAGTCTACATTGAACCCGAAACAACTTTACAATACACTAGAGAACTCAATAATTTAGAATACGAGGAAAAAGAAGAAGTCATAAAAATATTAAAAGAACTTACAGATTATATTCGAGAATTCTTACCGCTTCTTAGAGATTATCAAGAGTTTTTAACGCAATTAGACGTTATTTCTGCCAAAGCAAAATATGCGCAAAGCATGAATGCTATATTACCAGAATTCTCAAAAGAACGTCGTATGCATTTGCGAGATGCCTACCATCCACTACTCTATTTGAATAATAAAGAAAAAGGAGAGCACACTTTCCCACAGACCATAGGTTTAGAAAAAGACAGTAGAATTATTGTGATTTCTGGTCCTAATGCAGGTGGAAAAAGTATCACTTTAAAAACTGTCGGTTTACTTCAAGTTATGCTTCAAAGTGGTATGTTAATTCCGGTTCATGAGCGTAGTTATGTCTGTTTATTTGATAGAATTCTGAGTGATATTGGAGATAACCAATCCATAGAAAATCATTTAAGCACCTATAGCTATCGTCTTAAACAGATGAATTATTTCTTAAAAAAGTGTAATAATAAAACCTTATTCTTAATCGATGAATTTGGAACAGGAAGTGATCCAGAATTAGGTGGTGCTTTAGCCGAAACGTTTTTAGAAGTGTTTTATGAACGTGAAGCCTTCGGAATTATAACGACGCATTATTCCAATTTAAAACTTTTGGCCAACGAATTACCACATATAAAAAATGCGAATATGCTTTTTAACGAGCGAACTTTAGAACCAATGTATAAGTTGGTGGTTGGACAAGCCGGAAGTTCTTTCACGTTTGAAGTCGCTCAAAAAAATGGCATTCCGTATAGTTTAATCAACAAATCTAAAAAGAAGATTGAACGTGGCAAAGTGCGCTTTGATGCTACTATTGCGAAGCTTCAAAAAGAACGAAGCAAATTAGAACGCACAGAACGCTCATTAAAAGAAAACGAAAAAAAGAAGATTTCAGAAGCCGATAAATTGGAAGAAGTGAACGCTAAAGTTCAGAAGAAATTAGAAAGTTTTCAAGAATTATATGATTCTAACCAACGTTTGATTTATTTAGGTCAAAAGGTTAACGATATTTCTGAAAAGTACTTTGAAGACAAGAAGAAACGCGAATTGATGGCAGAATTATTCCGTTTGGTACAAATAGAAAATTCAAAACGTAAAAAAGTTTCTGCAAAAGTAAAACGTGCCGAAAAGCATAAAGAAAAACAGGTAAAACAAGAAGCTGAAAAGAAAGTTGAAGTTATCCGTAAAAAGAAAAAAGAAGCTAAAAAGAAAGCTATCCCTGTAGAAAAGCCAAAACCTATTTTAAGAATTGGCGACAGAGTACGACTACAAGATGGTAGAGCCGTTGGTAGTATCGATTCTATTGAGAAAAACAAAGCCAATGTAAATTATGGCATGTTTACTACTAACGTGAGTTTGGATCAATTAGAATTGGTAGAAGCGGTTAAAAAGTAG